Proteins co-encoded in one Pseudorhizobium banfieldiae genomic window:
- a CDS encoding nucleotidyltransferase family protein, with protein sequence MKIAQAMVLAAGLGTRLRPITDTMPKPLVPVAGKAMIDYALDALADAGVRRAVVNVHHFADQMEAHLKVYPRLEVTISDERAGLMNSGGGLAKGVRLLDRAPLFVMNADLFWVGEKSGQPTNLERLATFFDPAVMDMALLCVPLERTTGHNGKKDFELDEYGRLTRYRDGAQPLVYAGAIAMHSSLLDDAPDDAFNLNLYFDKAIAAGRLYGLVLEGHWLTVGTPDALVEAEEVLSRLHAEA encoded by the coding sequence ATGAAGATCGCCCAGGCCATGGTCCTCGCAGCGGGTCTTGGAACCCGCCTCCGCCCAATCACCGATACCATGCCGAAACCCCTGGTGCCGGTCGCAGGCAAGGCGATGATCGATTACGCGCTGGATGCGCTTGCCGATGCAGGGGTCCGTCGGGCAGTCGTCAACGTCCATCATTTCGCCGACCAGATGGAGGCGCATCTGAAGGTCTATCCGCGGCTGGAGGTGACGATTTCCGACGAACGCGCTGGGTTGATGAATTCGGGCGGCGGGCTCGCCAAAGGCGTCCGCCTGTTGGATCGGGCCCCGCTCTTCGTGATGAATGCGGACCTGTTCTGGGTAGGGGAAAAATCGGGTCAGCCCACGAACCTGGAGCGTCTTGCCACCTTCTTCGACCCTGCCGTGATGGATATGGCACTCCTTTGCGTACCTCTGGAGCGGACCACGGGCCATAACGGAAAGAAGGATTTTGAGCTAGACGAATACGGACGCCTGACGCGCTATCGCGACGGAGCCCAGCCGCTCGTCTATGCCGGAGCCATTGCGATGCACTCTTCCCTTCTGGACGATGCGCCAGACGACGCCTTCAACCTCAATCTCTATTTCGACAAAGCCATTGCCGCGGGCCGGCTCTACGGCCTCGTGCTCGAGGGTCACTGGCTGACGGTCGGGACACCCGACGCACTCGTCGAGGCGGAAGAGGTTCTCTCCCGTCTCCACGCTGAGGCGTGA
- the addB gene encoding double-strand break repair protein AddB, whose protein sequence is MEGRRHKRVFTIPPGTPFLRTVAAALCDGRLHEGFHHDPRDPLSLANVTIFVPTRRAARVLRSEFVDLLGGGSAILPVVRPLGETEDDSGYFDLAAPEEMDLATPIGGVARLLELGRLILAWRNRLPQVVIDIHSDSPLIAPASPADAIWLARSLAELIDSVETEERDWAELDNLRPADLAIWWQLTAEFLRIASEFWPGRLEELRRSSPARHQAALLRGEARRIGERQHKGPVIVAGSTGSIPAAADLIAAIAGLPEGAVVLPGLDCAMPSDHWQAISSEAPSGRIEPSSRSHPQFALSRLLLKLGVDRDEVTVLEPPSADLHFRDRTISQALAPSAATDEWSTWRSETSPQDLEDAFKGVALIEAANEREEAVAIAIALRLALEQPGQGGRESQAALITPDRALARRVTAELARFGITADDTAGTPLSATPQGTLLQLLLEATLRPGDPVAITSLLKHPLMRLGMERETLREAAEALELIALRGGRADLDISALAPLLEEQREAQREDRHPPAWCSTLPEMAFAAALNLAQRLGEAVEPLAGALFARRADGRGLTSKLTLSDWATRTGRALEAICADEGGDLSSLWSGEAGERLTSLLGEVIDTDGQMEADGPQWIDIMQALTTGEAVKPRSLSHPRVFIFGTLEARLQTVDTMILGGMNEGSWPGQTVNNPFLSRTMKTEMGLEPPERRIGQLAHDFVMASGTRQLIYTRSLRQGSTPTVASRWLQRLLALGGEDLARQLRTRGDQYRRWASEIDAGENQAPAKRPAPKPPADLQPRRYSFSEVGRLRRDPYAIYARRILRLDPVAPFNADPGAADRGTLYHAIIDRYTREKHVAGTPVSLEAMRRITDELFDAERLPPHIDRVWRPRFVEVGRAFLEWEARRAPDIRTTATECGAGWDIPGVDVRLTGIADRIDIKGSNLASIIDYKTGSSPTCSQARSLLDPQLALEAAALRAGAFKSVGAVDVDELLYVRLKPGDRFKPECVNNEAKKGGKSAMDLADESIEQLTKFVTHLRSGRTGFASRLVPFMQSDYGGDYDHLARVAEWSTADAEEVEADE, encoded by the coding sequence ATGGAGGGCCGCCGTCACAAGCGGGTTTTCACCATCCCCCCGGGCACGCCGTTCCTGAGGACAGTCGCCGCCGCACTTTGTGACGGTAGATTGCACGAGGGCTTCCATCACGACCCACGGGATCCGCTGTCGCTCGCCAATGTCACCATTTTCGTCCCGACGCGACGCGCGGCACGCGTGCTACGCTCAGAATTTGTGGACCTTCTGGGTGGAGGTTCCGCCATTCTTCCCGTCGTCCGTCCGCTTGGCGAGACGGAGGACGACAGTGGCTATTTCGATCTCGCTGCGCCTGAAGAGATGGACCTGGCAACGCCGATCGGCGGGGTGGCTCGGCTTCTGGAACTCGGTCGGCTGATCCTCGCCTGGCGCAACAGGCTACCGCAGGTGGTCATCGACATCCATTCGGACTCGCCGCTGATTGCGCCGGCGAGTCCGGCGGATGCCATCTGGCTTGCGCGATCGCTGGCCGAACTGATCGATTCCGTCGAAACGGAAGAACGGGACTGGGCGGAACTGGATAATCTCCGGCCTGCCGACCTTGCGATCTGGTGGCAGCTCACCGCGGAGTTTCTTCGCATCGCCAGCGAGTTCTGGCCCGGGCGGCTTGAGGAACTGCGCCGCTCCTCACCCGCCCGCCACCAGGCAGCCCTCCTACGCGGCGAAGCACGGCGGATTGGCGAGCGCCAGCACAAGGGACCGGTGATTGTCGCCGGATCGACGGGCTCAATCCCGGCCGCCGCGGATCTCATTGCCGCAATCGCAGGTCTCCCGGAAGGGGCGGTCGTCCTGCCCGGGCTGGATTGCGCCATGCCCTCCGACCATTGGCAGGCGATCAGTAGCGAAGCCCCGTCGGGACGGATAGAGCCCTCAAGCCGCAGTCATCCGCAATTCGCACTGTCCCGCCTGCTCCTCAAGCTCGGCGTCGATCGTGACGAGGTGACCGTGCTGGAGCCACCATCGGCCGACCTCCATTTTCGCGACCGGACCATTTCGCAAGCGCTTGCTCCGTCGGCTGCAACGGATGAATGGAGCACCTGGCGCAGCGAGACGAGCCCTCAGGATCTTGAGGATGCCTTCAAGGGCGTTGCCCTCATCGAGGCAGCGAACGAGCGGGAAGAGGCCGTGGCGATCGCCATCGCACTGCGTCTCGCACTTGAACAGCCGGGACAGGGGGGGCGCGAGTCACAAGCGGCGCTGATTACGCCCGACCGCGCACTTGCGCGGCGGGTGACGGCGGAGCTTGCGCGCTTCGGAATTACGGCCGACGACACGGCAGGTACGCCCCTTTCCGCGACGCCGCAGGGAACCCTGCTCCAGCTTCTCCTGGAGGCAACGCTGCGACCCGGCGATCCGGTGGCGATAACCTCGCTCCTGAAGCATCCGCTGATGCGCCTCGGGATGGAGCGCGAAACGCTTCGTGAGGCGGCCGAAGCGCTTGAGCTCATCGCCTTGAGGGGCGGTCGGGCGGACCTGGACATCTCGGCGCTTGCACCCCTGCTCGAGGAGCAGCGGGAAGCACAGCGCGAGGATCGCCATCCGCCGGCATGGTGTTCCACCCTCCCCGAGATGGCCTTCGCCGCAGCCCTCAACCTGGCACAGCGACTGGGTGAAGCCGTTGAACCGCTTGCCGGCGCACTGTTTGCGCGTAGGGCTGATGGGCGCGGGTTGACCTCCAAACTGACTCTTTCCGATTGGGCAACCCGCACCGGACGGGCGCTGGAAGCCATCTGCGCCGATGAAGGAGGCGACCTCTCCTCCCTCTGGTCGGGGGAAGCGGGAGAGCGGCTCACCTCCCTTCTCGGCGAGGTGATCGACACCGACGGGCAGATGGAGGCGGACGGGCCGCAATGGATCGATATCATGCAGGCTCTGACGACCGGCGAGGCCGTCAAGCCGCGTTCGCTGAGCCATCCGCGGGTGTTCATCTTCGGCACGCTGGAAGCCCGCCTGCAGACCGTGGACACGATGATCCTCGGGGGAATGAACGAAGGCTCGTGGCCGGGGCAGACCGTCAACAACCCCTTCCTCTCGCGGACAATGAAAACGGAAATGGGACTGGAGCCGCCGGAGCGGCGGATCGGGCAACTGGCGCATGACTTCGTCATGGCCAGCGGAACGCGGCAGCTGATCTATACGCGCTCGCTTCGACAGGGTTCCACGCCAACCGTTGCATCACGGTGGCTGCAGCGACTGCTGGCGCTCGGAGGGGAGGATCTCGCGCGGCAGCTCCGAACGCGTGGCGATCAGTACCGGCGTTGGGCGAGCGAGATCGATGCCGGCGAGAACCAGGCGCCGGCGAAACGTCCCGCGCCGAAACCGCCGGCAGACCTGCAGCCAAGGCGCTATTCCTTCAGCGAAGTCGGACGGTTACGACGAGACCCTTATGCGATCTATGCCCGCCGAATCCTGAGGCTCGATCCGGTCGCACCCTTCAACGCCGATCCCGGCGCAGCCGACCGCGGCACGCTCTATCACGCCATCATCGACCGCTATACAAGGGAAAAGCACGTCGCCGGCACACCGGTCTCGCTGGAGGCGATGCGTCGGATCACTGATGAACTCTTCGACGCCGAACGCCTGCCGCCGCATATCGACCGAGTCTGGCGGCCTCGTTTCGTGGAAGTCGGCCGTGCCTTCCTTGAATGGGAGGCACGCCGGGCGCCCGACATCCGGACGACCGCCACCGAATGCGGCGCCGGCTGGGACATTCCAGGGGTGGACGTCCGGCTGACGGGCATTGCCGACCGGATCGACATCAAGGGGTCTAACCTTGCCAGTATCATCGACTACAAGACGGGATCGAGCCCGACCTGCTCGCAAGCGCGTTCGCTTCTCGACCCGCAACTGGCTCTGGAGGCGGCGGCTCTCCGGGCCGGTGCCTTCAAATCCGTCGGCGCGGTCGACGTCGACGAGCTTCTTTACGTCCGACTGAAGCCGGGCGACCGTTTCAAGCCGGAATGCGTCAACAATGAAGCCAAGAAGGGCGGCAAGTCGGCCATGGACCTTGCCGACGAGTCGATCGAGCAGTTGACGAAGTTCGTGACGCATCTGCGGAGCGGCAGGACGGGATTCGCCTCTCGCCTCGTACCCTTCATGCAGAGCGACTATGGCGGCGATTACGACCATCTCGCTCGTGTCGCCGAATGGTCGACCGCCGATGCCGAGGAGGTCGAGGCCGATGAATGA
- the tsaE gene encoding tRNA (adenosine(37)-N6)-threonylcarbamoyltransferase complex ATPase subunit type 1 TsaE: MSGNPAIVVTLADEAATIRLGEDLALALRQGDCLALSGDLGAGKSTFARALLRAMADEDALEVPSPTFTLVQNYELRIPVAHLDLYRLGDPSELDELGLDETLATGIALVEWPEMAWDFLPPHRLTMRLEHNGAGRTASISGPAPALERIRRSLSIRAMLTQWGYPEARRRYLTGDASVRAYETVAPSEGGSLILMNWPRQPDGPPVHDGKPYPKVVHLAEDAYPFVAISRYLRELSLAAPEVLRVDYDQGILLIEDLGQEGVLDEKGRPIPDRYRESVVCLAYLHGHPPRQDLPVDGRVHHVPDFDPMAMKIEARLLLDWHLPWKRGTDPTEEERQAYLAVWDDLIAELAPAERNLLLRDFHSPNIIWRAHESGVRRVGIIDFQDAMIGPTAYDLASIVQDARVDVSPALAEQMMRDYFALRRSLGSFNEAAFLKAFAIMSAQRNCKLAGLWVRLMKRDGKPGYMQHMPRTLAHLAQALKHEALAPLRHWCLETGIELPES; the protein is encoded by the coding sequence ATGAGCGGTAACCCGGCGATCGTCGTCACCCTTGCGGACGAAGCGGCGACAATCCGGCTCGGCGAAGACCTCGCGCTTGCGCTACGGCAAGGGGACTGCCTAGCGCTATCGGGGGATCTCGGAGCCGGCAAGTCGACATTCGCACGCGCCCTGTTGCGTGCCATGGCGGATGAGGACGCCCTCGAGGTTCCCTCGCCCACCTTCACACTGGTGCAGAACTACGAACTGCGCATTCCCGTTGCCCATCTCGACCTCTATCGGCTTGGAGATCCATCCGAGCTGGATGAACTCGGCCTGGACGAAACTCTCGCCACGGGCATCGCGTTGGTCGAATGGCCGGAGATGGCTTGGGATTTTCTCCCTCCGCATCGGCTGACGATGCGGCTGGAGCACAATGGTGCCGGCCGAACCGCTAGCATTTCAGGGCCCGCTCCGGCGCTGGAGCGCATCCGGCGATCGCTGTCCATTCGTGCAATGCTGACCCAGTGGGGGTACCCCGAAGCGAGGCGGCGGTACCTAACCGGCGATGCCTCGGTGCGTGCCTACGAAACTGTTGCGCCAAGTGAGGGCGGTTCGCTCATCCTGATGAACTGGCCTCGCCAGCCCGACGGGCCGCCGGTGCACGACGGGAAGCCCTATCCGAAAGTTGTCCACCTTGCAGAAGACGCGTACCCGTTCGTCGCCATTTCCCGGTACCTCCGCGAGCTCAGCCTCGCTGCGCCGGAGGTCCTGCGGGTCGACTACGACCAGGGAATCCTGCTTATCGAGGACCTCGGGCAGGAAGGCGTCCTTGACGAAAAGGGCCGGCCGATCCCGGATCGCTACCGGGAAAGCGTCGTCTGCCTCGCCTATCTGCACGGCCACCCGCCGCGCCAGGATCTTCCCGTGGATGGCCGCGTCCATCATGTCCCCGACTTCGACCCGATGGCGATGAAGATCGAGGCCCGCCTCCTGCTCGACTGGCACCTTCCCTGGAAGCGCGGCACCGACCCCACCGAGGAGGAAAGGCAGGCCTATCTGGCCGTCTGGGACGATCTGATTGCCGAACTCGCGCCCGCCGAGAGAAACCTGCTGCTGCGCGACTTCCATTCCCCAAACATCATCTGGCGCGCCCACGAATCCGGCGTCCGCCGGGTCGGGATCATCGATTTCCAGGATGCCATGATCGGCCCGACCGCCTATGATCTCGCCTCGATCGTCCAGGATGCGCGGGTCGATGTTTCGCCTGCACTGGCAGAACAGATGATGCGTGACTACTTCGCCTTGCGACGGTCACTCGGCTCGTTCAATGAAGCGGCCTTCCTCAAGGCGTTCGCGATCATGTCGGCGCAACGCAATTGCAAGCTTGCCGGGCTCTGGGTGCGACTGATGAAGCGCGACGGCAAGCCCGGTTACATGCAACATATGCCGCGCACCCTCGCCCACCTCGCGCAAGCCCTAAAGCACGAAGCGCTCGCTCCGCTTCGCCACTGGTGCCTGGAGACCGGAATAGAGCTACCCGAATCATGA